From Solidesulfovibrio carbinoliphilus subsp. oakridgensis, the proteins below share one genomic window:
- a CDS encoding histidine phosphatase family protein, giving the protein MGTIYLLRHGAIEQRTPRRFVGQADHPLTEEGRAQAQLWREGLADVAFTLAVVSDLTRCLETAALVLEGRKIALMPEPRLREIKLGAWEGLTREEVDAQFPGAYQRRGCDMAGFRPDGGESFADVQARAVAALGELAGMPGNILVVAHGGVNRAILCHALGMDLTHLFRLGQDYCHLNILTPDTDCWRVDAVNCAPVPPWRFPGP; this is encoded by the coding sequence GTGGGCACCATTTACCTTCTGCGCCACGGGGCCATCGAGCAGCGCACACCGCGCCGGTTCGTGGGCCAGGCCGACCATCCCCTGACCGAGGAGGGCCGGGCCCAGGCCCAGCTGTGGCGGGAGGGGCTGGCCGACGTGGCCTTCACCCTGGCCGTGGTCTCCGACCTGACCCGCTGCCTGGAGACCGCGGCCCTCGTCCTCGAGGGCCGCAAGATCGCGCTCATGCCGGAACCCCGGCTGCGCGAGATCAAGCTCGGGGCCTGGGAGGGCCTGACCCGGGAGGAGGTGGACGCGCAGTTTCCCGGAGCCTACCAGCGCCGGGGCTGCGACATGGCCGGCTTCCGCCCGGACGGCGGCGAAAGCTTCGCCGACGTCCAGGCACGGGCCGTGGCCGCCCTCGGCGAACTGGCCGGCATGCCGGGCAACATCCTGGTCGTGGCCCACGGCGGGGTCAACCGGGCCATCCTCTGCCACGCCCTGGGCATGGATCTCACCCACCTCTTCCGCCTGGGCCAGGACTACTGCCACCTGAACATCCTGACCCCGGACACCGACTGTTGGCGTGTGGACGCCGTCAACTGCGCCCCGGTGCCGCCCTGGCGTTTTCCGGGGCCGTAA
- a CDS encoding DVU_1551 family NTP transferase — MTPSSPGAPLRACAVILAGGLSSRMGAGFKPLLALDGRTALGLLVDTFRRAGLDDIVVVTGHRALEVAAEAVRLAVRAVYNPDYETGMFSSVRAGLAAVPAGCAQVCVTPVDVPLFRPATVARLLARLAEAGAPPLVYPVFSGQRGHPPCLAASLLPAVLAHRGNGGLRQALAPFAFEEIPVPDANILADMDTPEDYAVLRTLAPRRSIPTPAEAEALLAIERVPPQGLAHARGVAAVAEALGRALNAAGAALDIALIKAAALLHDVAKGRPHHEAAGGELLSGLGFDAAAAIVAAHRDCELADDAPLTEREIVYLADKFVFGRWLVPVASRFQQKLDLFAADPDATAAIARRRQNALRVLARVEAALGAPAEAVIAAAGFRPGPPPPEAYQRAREGERGR; from the coding sequence ATGACGCCGTCGTCCCCAGGCGCCCCTCTCCGGGCCTGCGCCGTCATTCTGGCCGGCGGCCTGTCCTCGCGCATGGGCGCCGGGTTCAAGCCGCTTCTGGCCCTGGACGGCCGGACGGCCCTGGGCCTTCTCGTCGACACCTTCCGCCGGGCCGGCCTGGACGACATCGTGGTGGTCACGGGCCACCGGGCCCTGGAGGTGGCGGCCGAGGCTGTGCGCCTCGCCGTCCGGGCGGTCTACAACCCGGACTACGAGACCGGCATGTTTTCCTCGGTCAGGGCGGGGCTGGCCGCCGTGCCGGCCGGCTGCGCCCAGGTCTGCGTGACGCCGGTCGATGTGCCGCTGTTCCGGCCGGCCACCGTCGCCCGCCTCCTGGCCCGGCTGGCCGAGGCCGGCGCCCCGCCTCTGGTCTATCCGGTCTTTTCCGGCCAGCGCGGCCATCCGCCGTGCCTCGCCGCCTCGCTCCTGCCGGCCGTCCTGGCCCACCGGGGCAACGGCGGCCTGCGCCAGGCGCTGGCCCCCTTCGCCTTCGAGGAAATCCCGGTGCCGGACGCCAACATCCTGGCCGACATGGACACCCCCGAGGACTACGCCGTCCTTCGCACCCTGGCCCCCAGGCGGTCCATCCCCACCCCGGCCGAGGCCGAGGCGCTCCTGGCCATCGAACGCGTCCCGCCCCAGGGACTGGCCCATGCCCGGGGCGTGGCCGCCGTGGCCGAGGCCCTCGGCCGGGCCCTGAACGCCGCCGGGGCGGCACTCGACATCGCGCTGATAAAAGCCGCCGCCCTCCTCCACGACGTGGCCAAGGGCCGGCCCCACCACGAAGCCGCCGGCGGCGAACTGCTTTCCGGCCTCGGCTTCGACGCGGCCGCCGCCATCGTGGCCGCCCACCGCGACTGCGAACTGGCCGACGACGCGCCCTTGACCGAACGCGAGATCGTCTACCTGGCCGACAAGTTCGTCTTCGGCCGGTGGCTCGTGCCCGTGGCTTCCCGGTTCCAACAAAAGCTCGACCTGTTCGCGGCCGACCCCGACGCCACGGCCGCCATCGCCCGGCGCCGGCAAAACGCGCTGCGCGTCCTGGCCCGGGTCGAGGCCGCCCTCGGCGCCCCGGCCGAGGCCGTCATCGCCGCCGCCGGCTTCCGCCCCGGCCCGCCTCCGCCCGAAGCCTATCAGCGGGCCAGGGAGGGGGAGAGGGGAAGATAA
- a CDS encoding XdhC family aldehyde oxidoreductase maturation factor, with protein sequence MIELIRTIRDTLAAGRSVVAATIVTNEGSTPRTAGSKMLVFEGDKIAGTVGGGLAEGLAMAEAAVVLANGGSRLMDFDMTGQASKGADLICGGRMRVFLERLDPEPATAALFARLADLLAQGSRGLLITGLDENGGGAPAGRCLLLPDGTLVGPSPGPEILAAAKRQGRGILAPIVLACAGARYFLEPALSPTPLILCGGGHVSRPTGQIAAMVGFRITVLDDRPEFANLDRFPFAVDTAVIDPAVGWLAGREITDAACIVIVTRGHAHDHDALAEALRTPAGYIGMIGSIPKRDAIYDKLLAAGFTTADLARVKSPIGLEIAAETPEEIAVSIVAELIEHRAAGRP encoded by the coding sequence ATGATCGAACTCATCCGCACCATCCGCGACACCCTGGCCGCCGGCCGATCCGTGGTCGCGGCCACCATCGTCACCAACGAAGGCTCGACCCCCCGCACCGCCGGCTCCAAAATGCTCGTCTTCGAGGGCGACAAGATCGCCGGCACCGTGGGCGGCGGACTGGCCGAAGGGCTGGCCATGGCCGAGGCCGCCGTGGTCCTGGCGAACGGCGGCTCCCGGCTCATGGACTTCGACATGACCGGACAGGCATCCAAGGGCGCGGACCTCATCTGCGGCGGCCGGATGCGGGTCTTTCTCGAACGCCTGGACCCCGAGCCGGCGACCGCGGCCCTGTTCGCCCGCTTGGCCGACCTGCTGGCCCAGGGCAGCCGGGGGCTGCTCATCACCGGCCTGGACGAAAACGGCGGCGGCGCGCCCGCCGGCCGATGCCTGCTTTTGCCGGACGGCACCCTGGTCGGCCCCTCCCCGGGCCCGGAGATCCTGGCCGCGGCCAAACGCCAGGGCCGGGGCATTCTGGCCCCCATCGTCCTCGCCTGCGCCGGGGCCCGCTATTTCCTGGAGCCGGCCCTGTCCCCGACCCCGCTCATCCTCTGCGGCGGCGGCCACGTCAGCCGCCCCACCGGCCAGATCGCGGCCATGGTCGGGTTTCGGATCACCGTCCTCGACGACCGGCCGGAATTCGCCAACCTCGACCGGTTCCCGTTCGCCGTGGACACGGCTGTCATCGACCCGGCCGTCGGCTGGCTGGCCGGCCGGGAGATCACGGACGCCGCCTGCATCGTCATCGTCACGCGCGGCCACGCCCACGACCACGACGCCCTGGCCGAGGCCCTGCGCACGCCGGCCGGGTACATCGGCATGATCGGGTCCATCCCCAAGCGCGACGCCATCTACGACAAGCTGCTGGCCGCCGGCTTCACCACCGCCGATCTGGCCCGGGTCAAAAGCCCCATCGGTCTCGAGATCGCGGCCGAAACGCCCGAGGAGATCGCGGTCAGCATCGTGGCCGAGCTGATCGAGCACCGGGCCGCCGGCCGGCCATGA
- a CDS encoding DVU_1553 family AMP-dependent CoA ligase, with product MRLSPVDGFVAAGLGAPETPPTPEGLAAWHVAALGRAVAHAATAPFYRDRLAGLSPDFPRTLADFATLPFTEQADLTEAHARFLTVSQDDVARMVTLTTSGTTGPPKRVAFTGADIEAIRRFFHVGIATLVEPGDTVLILMPGSRPDSIGDLLCQTLPRLGARGILGDPTGDPVRLAADLRLHRPDVLVAAPSQIRRAVDDAGVCAAAGATLRTILLSAEALPGGWKDLLAARFGAAVFDHYGATEMGYGGGVECEAFCGYHLRETELYFEVVDMATGAPLPDGHVGEVVFTTLAPRAMPFVRYRTGDAARMLSGPCPCGSRLRRLGPILGRIERTADGPRLTHPAKGAAARP from the coding sequence ATGCGCCTGAGCCCCGTGGACGGGTTCGTCGCGGCGGGCCTTGGCGCGCCGGAGACGCCGCCCACGCCCGAAGGGCTCGCCGCCTGGCATGTCGCGGCCCTTGGCCGGGCCGTGGCCCATGCCGCCACGGCCCCCTTTTACCGCGACCGGCTGGCCGGCCTTTCGCCGGACTTTCCCCGGACGCTTGCCGATTTCGCCACCCTGCCTTTCACCGAACAGGCCGACCTGACCGAGGCCCATGCCCGGTTTCTCACCGTGTCCCAGGACGACGTGGCCCGCATGGTGACGCTCACGACCTCCGGCACCACCGGTCCGCCCAAGCGCGTGGCCTTTACCGGCGCCGACATCGAGGCCATCCGCCGCTTTTTCCACGTCGGCATCGCGACCTTGGTCGAACCCGGGGACACGGTCCTTATCCTCATGCCGGGAAGCCGGCCGGACAGCATCGGCGATCTCCTGTGCCAGACGCTTCCCCGCCTCGGGGCCCGGGGCATCCTCGGCGACCCGACCGGCGATCCGGTCCGGCTGGCCGCGGATTTGCGCCTCCACCGGCCGGACGTCCTGGTGGCCGCGCCGTCCCAGATCCGGCGGGCCGTGGACGATGCCGGCGTCTGCGCCGCCGCCGGGGCCACGCTTCGCACCATCCTCCTCTCGGCCGAGGCCCTGCCCGGGGGCTGGAAGGACCTGCTCGCCGCCCGCTTCGGAGCGGCCGTCTTCGACCACTACGGGGCCACGGAGATGGGCTACGGCGGCGGGGTGGAGTGCGAGGCCTTTTGCGGCTATCATCTGCGTGAAACCGAACTCTATTTCGAGGTGGTGGACATGGCCACCGGGGCTCCGCTGCCGGACGGCCACGTGGGCGAGGTGGTCTTCACCACGCTCGCCCCGCGGGCCATGCCCTTTGTCCGCTACCGGACCGGCGACGCCGCCCGCATGCTTTCCGGCCCCTGCCCGTGCGGAAGCCGCCTTCGCCGCCTGGGGCCGATCCTCGGGCGCATCGAACGGACCGCGGACGGCCCCCGCCTCACCCATCCGGCCAAAGGAGCGGCCGCCCGACCATGA
- the trsS gene encoding radical SAM (seleno)protein TrsS has product MNAQKPIPTASLCPICLRRVAARRETDGLDGYIVKDCPEHGEFRTRFWHGPPGIAGWNRPKVPGAPPPVLTESRLGCPHDCGLCPEHGQRTCTALFEVTGRCNLACPVCFARSGEAPAPDPTVGALADRFARIFAATGPVNVQLSGGEPTVRADLPAVVAACRAAGFAFVQVNTNGLALARDPGLARRLADAGLVSVFLQFDGTTDDVFATLRGAPLLAEKLAAIDRCVAAGLGVVLVPTIVPGVNDGQLGDIVRLARSRAPGVRGVHFQPASSFGRYPWESGAGERVTLPDLMRGLEAQTGGMIRAEDFHPPGCEHSLCSFSQPYLLDGEAGLVPAAGQAASCCSPAPAPIAADEGARRAKGFVARQWAAPTFPPKEGGPMDDFDRFLADAATSRRFTLSAMAFQDAWTLDLERTRGCCIHVATADNRLVPFCLYNLTATDGTTLHRGRPCA; this is encoded by the coding sequence ATGAACGCCCAAAAGCCCATCCCCACGGCCAGCCTGTGCCCGATCTGCCTGCGCCGGGTGGCCGCCCGGCGCGAGACCGACGGCCTGGACGGCTACATCGTCAAGGACTGCCCGGAGCACGGAGAATTTCGCACCCGGTTCTGGCACGGCCCGCCCGGCATTGCCGGCTGGAACCGGCCCAAGGTGCCGGGGGCCCCGCCGCCGGTCCTGACCGAATCGCGCCTGGGCTGCCCCCACGACTGCGGCCTGTGTCCGGAGCACGGCCAGCGGACCTGCACCGCCCTTTTCGAGGTGACCGGCCGCTGCAACCTGGCCTGTCCGGTCTGCTTCGCCCGCTCCGGCGAGGCTCCGGCGCCCGATCCGACGGTGGGCGCCCTGGCCGACCGGTTCGCCCGGATTTTCGCGGCCACGGGCCCGGTCAATGTCCAGCTCTCCGGCGGCGAGCCCACCGTGCGGGCCGACCTGCCGGCCGTGGTGGCCGCCTGCCGGGCGGCCGGCTTCGCCTTTGTCCAGGTCAACACCAACGGTCTGGCCCTGGCCCGCGACCCGGGTCTGGCTCGCCGGCTGGCCGACGCCGGCCTGGTTTCGGTCTTTCTGCAGTTCGACGGCACGACCGACGACGTGTTTGCAACGCTTCGCGGGGCACCGCTGCTGGCCGAAAAGCTCGCCGCCATCGACCGGTGCGTGGCAGCCGGCCTCGGCGTGGTCCTGGTGCCGACCATCGTGCCCGGGGTAAACGACGGCCAGCTCGGGGACATCGTCCGGCTGGCCCGGTCCAGGGCCCCGGGCGTGCGCGGCGTCCATTTCCAGCCGGCCAGCTCCTTTGGCCGCTATCCCTGGGAGTCCGGGGCCGGCGAACGCGTCACCCTGCCGGACCTCATGCGCGGCCTCGAAGCCCAGACGGGCGGCATGATCCGGGCCGAGGACTTCCATCCGCCGGGCTGCGAGCATTCGCTGTGCTCCTTTTCCCAGCCCTACCTGCTCGACGGCGAGGCCGGCCTCGTCCCGGCCGCGGGCCAGGCCGCGTCCTGCTGCTCCCCGGCACCGGCCCCCATCGCGGCGGACGAAGGGGCCCGGCGGGCCAAGGGTTTCGTGGCCCGGCAGTGGGCCGCGCCGACCTTTCCCCCGAAAGAAGGCGGCCCCATGGACGACTTCGACCGGTTCCTGGCCGACGCCGCCACCTCCCGGCGGTTCACCCTCTCGGCCATGGCCTTCCAGGACGCCTGGACGCTCGACCTCGAACGCACGCGCGGCTGCTGCATCCACGTGGCCACGGCCGACAACCGGCTGGTGCCCTTTTGCCTCTACAACCTGACGGCAACGGACGGCACGACCCTCCACCGGGGCCGGCCATGCGCCTGA
- a CDS encoding DVU_1555 family C-GCAxxG-C-C protein — MNPTLLEIMPLAAKNYCCSQILVLLALRAQGIENWELVRAASGVCHGMGACGLTCGILTGGCLVLGLHVGRGREEELQNERADLLVTEYVEWFTERVTAVYGDISCQAILGEGRPDMSRCGGLLAEAWDKILTILAGAGIDPSEPRD, encoded by the coding sequence ATGAACCCCACCCTGCTCGAAATCATGCCCCTTGCCGCCAAAAACTACTGTTGCAGCCAGATCCTGGTCCTCCTGGCCCTGCGGGCCCAGGGCATCGAGAACTGGGAGCTGGTGCGCGCCGCCTCGGGCGTCTGCCACGGCATGGGCGCCTGCGGCCTGACCTGCGGCATCCTGACCGGCGGCTGCCTGGTTCTCGGGCTCCACGTCGGCCGGGGCCGGGAAGAGGAACTGCAAAACGAACGGGCCGATCTCCTGGTCACCGAATACGTGGAGTGGTTCACGGAGCGGGTCACGGCCGTCTACGGCGACATCAGCTGCCAGGCCATTCTCGGCGAAGGCAGGCCCGACATGTCCCGGTGCGGGGGCTTGCTCGCCGAGGCCTGGGACAAGATCCTGACCATCCTGGCCGGAGCCGGCATCGATCCGTCCGAGCCCCGGGACTAG
- the trsM gene encoding DVU_1556 family methyltransferase: MPQGVSPYEREDFRRVAGETLRPGGLALTERGLAACGFAPGARVLDLGCGPGTTLARLAGAGLAAVGLDPSVRFAGEARVHGPVVRGAGQALPLADACLDGVFCECVLSASGDAAGCLAEIARVLKAGGRAVLADLYVRQGAAPQPGAFAAGGCAAGAVARPVFEARLAEAGLTPLFFEDHTRLLTELACKLTFALGSAKSVIEMITGRETECAGAGPRPRYGYCLCVAAKEAS; the protein is encoded by the coding sequence GTGCCGCAAGGCGTTTCGCCCTACGAGCGCGAGGATTTCCGCCGGGTGGCCGGCGAGACGCTGCGCCCGGGCGGACTGGCCTTGACCGAACGGGGCTTGGCGGCTTGCGGCTTCGCGCCCGGGGCCCGGGTGCTGGACCTCGGCTGCGGCCCCGGAACGACCCTGGCCCGGCTGGCCGGGGCGGGGCTTGCCGCCGTGGGCCTGGACCCGTCGGTCCGGTTCGCGGGGGAGGCCCGGGTCCACGGCCCGGTGGTCCGGGGGGCGGGCCAGGCCCTGCCCCTGGCCGACGCCTGCCTGGACGGGGTCTTTTGCGAGTGCGTGCTGTCGGCCTCGGGCGACGCGGCCGGCTGTCTGGCCGAGATCGCCCGGGTGCTTAAAGCCGGCGGCCGGGCGGTCCTGGCCGACCTCTACGTGCGCCAGGGCGCCGCGCCGCAGCCGGGGGCCTTTGCGGCCGGGGGCTGCGCGGCCGGGGCCGTGGCCCGGCCCGTTTTCGAGGCCCGGCTGGCCGAGGCCGGGCTGACCCCCCTTTTTTTCGAGGACCACACCCGGCTTCTGACCGAACTGGCGTGCAAGCTGACCTTTGCCCTGGGCTCGGCCAAAAGCGTCATCGAGATGATCACCGGCCGCGAAACGGAATGCGCGGGCGCGGGTCCGCGCCCGCGCTACGGCTACTGCCTGTGCGTCGCGGCCAAGGAGGCTTCATGA
- a CDS encoding DVU_1557 family redox protein has protein sequence MNDSLVYLPTSGDWVCAACDAPLAPTPVAVNYLDGGFTITVLACPKCGMSLLPEYVATGKMLEVEQLLEDK, from the coding sequence ATGAACGATTCGCTTGTCTACCTCCCCACCTCGGGTGACTGGGTCTGCGCGGCCTGCGACGCACCGCTGGCCCCCACGCCCGTGGCCGTCAATTACCTGGACGGCGGCTTCACCATCACGGTCCTGGCCTGCCCCAAGTGCGGCATGTCCTTGCTCCCCGAGTACGTGGCCACGGGCAAAATGCTCGAAGTGGAGCAGCTTCTGGAGGACAAGTAG